One genomic segment of Nitrosopumilus sp. includes these proteins:
- a CDS encoding succinate--CoA ligase subunit beta translates to MRLLEFQAKELFREYGINLLDSKASTDIEQGRKHAKELGYPFVIKIQVPVGGRGKAGGIQVCKNDDEFELKYPQIMDLTIKGEKARAILLEKMADIKKELYLSLFLNRSKRCYTIIASAEGGVEIESVKNQIIKEVGLGNVSDEMAKEVAKEMGLVGKTADQFVDTLKKLSKLTIEKEAELAEINPLAIMQDDSIMALDGKFVTDDNSNFRHDELQKYQEKTEIEERAEKSGFSLVELDGDIAVVGNGAGLVMSTLDMLSDNGGKAACFLDVGGGATTESVYEALTLISKIKRVKGILVNLYGGIVKTTVVAEAFLKAYEDNLIDLPVFSRLKGTESEKAKEMLQGSRTKIYDSVEEAINAAVMGVKK, encoded by the coding sequence ATGCGTCTGCTAGAGTTTCAAGCAAAGGAATTATTCAGAGAGTATGGAATCAATCTGCTTGATAGTAAGGCATCAACAGATATTGAGCAGGGTCGCAAGCACGCAAAAGAGTTAGGATATCCATTTGTAATTAAAATCCAAGTTCCAGTTGGAGGAAGAGGAAAGGCAGGAGGAATTCAGGTTTGCAAAAATGATGATGAATTTGAATTAAAGTATCCCCAAATCATGGACTTGACAATCAAAGGAGAAAAGGCAAGAGCCATACTTCTTGAAAAGATGGCAGATATCAAAAAAGAATTGTACCTATCATTATTTTTGAATCGCTCAAAGAGATGCTACACAATAATTGCATCAGCTGAAGGAGGAGTTGAAATTGAATCAGTCAAAAACCAAATCATCAAAGAAGTAGGATTGGGAAATGTCTCTGATGAAATGGCAAAGGAAGTTGCAAAAGAGATGGGCCTTGTAGGAAAAACTGCAGACCAATTTGTAGACACATTAAAAAAATTATCAAAATTAACAATTGAAAAAGAAGCAGAGCTTGCAGAGATCAATCCACTAGCTATAATGCAAGATGATTCAATCATGGCCCTTGATGGTAAATTTGTAACAGATGATAACAGTAATTTCAGACATGATGAGCTGCAAAAGTACCAAGAAAAGACAGAGATAGAAGAGAGAGCAGAGAAGAGTGGCTTTTCACTTGTTGAGCTTGATGGAGATATTGCAGTAGTAGGTAATGGTGCAGGACTTGTAATGTCTACGCTTGACATGTTATCAGATAATGGTGGAAAAGCAGCATGCTTTCTTGATGTTGGTGGTGGTGCAACAACAGAGTCAGTCTATGAAGCATTAACATTGATTAGTAAAATCAAAAGAGTCAAAGGAATTCTTGTAAATCTCTATGGAGGAATTGTAAAGACCACAGTAGTAGCTGAAGCATTTCTTAAAGCATATGAAGATAATTTAATTGACTTGCCAGTATTCTCAAGACTAAAGGGAACAGAATCAGAAAAAGCAAAAGAGATGCTTCAAGGTTCTAGAACAAAAATTTATGATTCAGTTGAAGAGGCAATTAATGCTGCAGTAATGGGAGTAAAAAAATGA